The Arthrobacter sp. OAP107 DNA segment AGCGAAGGTCACCTGGGGCATGTCCTTGCTGACCATCTTGGCCTTGGACTTGCCGAACTGCATGACCTTGGAGCCGCCGCCCTGCATGCGGGACAGCAGGAACCAGAACAGGACACCGAGAAGCAGCACCGGCACCAGCAGCGAGAAGAGTCCCGAGAGCCAGTTGCTTTCCACCGGCTGGTCCGTGTAGCCCTTGGAGGGGTTGGCAGCAGTCACGGCCTTGACGACGTCCGGGCCCCGGTCGTTGACGAAGAAGAACTGGACGTTCTTGCCCTTGTCCTGGCCGTCGATGACGAGGTTGTCTTGTGAGCACCAGGTCGACGCGGTTTTCGCCGTCGAAGATCTTGGCCTGTTCCACCTTGCCCGGCTGGGAGAGGAGCTCGAGGCCCGGCTGCGTGTCGATGCGCGTCGAGCCGCCCGGAGCCAACGTTGCAAAGGCCAGCAGGAGCATGCCGACCACAACAATGATCCAAATGCCCGGGCCCTTGAAGAAACTCTTAGCTTTCATCTGTTCGGGGGCTGGCCCCGTCCCTCCTGGTAGTGCTGCACGGCGCGAGGACTGCGCGCGTGTGGTGCTGCGTCGTTTCTAGCTATACACCGTCAGGAGTAATTCACGCACGGTGTAATACAAAAGTTCCCTCAGGGCGTAGTGGCTGGTGGGAGCGCGAACGGGTCCCCGTTGGGCCCCGCGGCGGCATTTCTGCACCACTCTCACGCCGCCGGGAACAGCCCCGGCGAATTTGCGGCCCGCGGCCATTTGCCGGCCCTCCAAAAAGGTGCAGAAATGCACGGCCTCGGTTGTCCACATGGGCCGTTATCCACACATGAAGGCGTCCCTCTGCCAAGGTGCAACCCGGCAGGGCCACGCTGGACGGCATGCAGCCCACGGAGTTCCTCTCGCGGCACGGCGGCGCGGCCAGGCTGGCCCACCTCCGCCGGGCGGGATTCAGCCGAAGCCAAATCAGTCAGGCGGTCAACTCCGGGCTGTTGCTCAATGCCCGGCACGCGGTCTACAAACTGCCTCAAGCGAACTGTGATTTCGTGCGGGCATACGAAGCCAATGCCGCGGTCACCTGCGTGTCGGCGGCCAGCCACTACTCCCTCTGGACGCTCAAGGCTCCCACCGAACCGCATCTCGCAGCCTGCCACCGCCGGCTGCCCCGGGGCGTCCGCTCCCACAGGTTCCCCGGAGCCCGCAACGGCCGGGCGCGTGCGGTGCTCGACCAGGTGGAACGGGGGTCGGATTCGCTGCTGGAAACGGTGGCCCGGGTACTGTTCCGGGGGCACGGTTTCGATGTGCGCACCCAGGTCTACCTGGCGGGAATGCACAGGCCGGATGACATGCTGGAGCAGATCAGGCTGGCCCTGGCCACGCCCCCGCGGACGGCCCGTTAGCCGCCGTCGGGCATTTCTGCACCACCTGCTTTTCTGCACCACTTAAGCGGGACGCGCCTTAAGTGGGACGCGCCGCCGCCGGACCCGTGTTGTCAGGGCTCGACGGCGGCGCGGTCACCGAAAGCGGTGCAAAAATGCGGGCCCGCCGGCGGAGGCGTTTACTCGTAAACGTGCGGGGCCAGGGTGCCCACGAAGTCCAGGTTGCGGTACTTCTCGGCGTAGTCCAGGCCGTAGCCCACCACGAACTCGTTGGGGATGTCGTAGCCGACGTACTTGACGTCGATCTCCACCTTGGCGGCGGTGGGCTTGCGGAACGCGGTGCAGATCTCCACCGACGCGGTGCCACGGGATTCGAGGTTGGTCTTCAGCCAGGACAGGGTGAGGCCGGAGTCGATGATGTCCTCGACGATGAGCACGTCCTTGCCCATCAGGTCC contains these protein-coding regions:
- a CDS encoding type IV toxin-antitoxin system AbiEi family antitoxin domain-containing protein, which codes for MQPTEFLSRHGGAARLAHLRRAGFSRSQISQAVNSGLLLNARHAVYKLPQANCDFVRAYEANAAVTCVSAASHYSLWTLKAPTEPHLAACHRRLPRGVRSHRFPGARNGRARAVLDQVERGSDSLLETVARVLFRGHGFDVRTQVYLAGMHRPDDMLEQIRLALATPPRTAR
- the hpt gene encoding hypoxanthine phosphoribosyltransferase produces the protein MDSSDVQADLKHVLYTKEQIQQRITELAAQIDKDYEGREILIVGVLKGAVMVMADLARALHSHISMDWMAVSSYGSGTQSSGVVRILKDLDTDLMGKDVLIVEDIIDSGLTLSWLKTNLESRGTASVEICTAFRKPTAAKVEIDVKYVGYDIPNEFVVGYGLDYAEKYRNLDFVGTLAPHVYE